In the Bacilli bacterium genome, CGACTTTAGCCTGCGCATAGGCAAAATTTTGAAACAGCATGGCGATTACAAAGGCAATGGCGATGGAAAGCGCCCATTCTCTTATTTCACGCAGCAGTTTTTTGCGTTTTTGTTCTTGCACGTTCATCTTTTTTCCTCCACTTTTCGCCGAAAAAAATACTATGACACTATTATATCTTATCCGATCGCCTGGCAGAAAAGCAAAAAAACGAAATCCGCCTGAAACGGGCCGCTTGTATTTGTTTCTGCGCACATTCGTGTTAAAATAAAATACTTGAAAAGCTACAAGTGAAGGAGAACGAATCGTGCCGCGCGTGTTTGTTACCGAAGCAGTCATGTTTGCGATATACGGGCAACTATTGGTGCCGGAACATCCGGTTGAATATATTGTCCCCTATGCCACAATCCAGGAACTGTACGATTTGCGGGAAAGCAAGGAACCGGTCATGCAGGATGAACATGACGAAACGCTGGTTCGGGAAAAAATCGCCGAACTGATCGGCTTTTTTGAACAATCGTTTACCAAGAAAAAAATCGAACGGGCGCTGCAAGCGCCGTGGAAAAAGAGCCCGCCGATTCTGATCAACGACAAAGTCACCGTGTCTGTGGTCAATGCTTACGACAACGTCCGATTCGGCGATACGTTCGATCCGATCGAAACGGAGCTCATTCTTGTTTCCGAGCAGGAGCAAATGCCGATTTTGACGGACCAGTATGAATTTATCGAAAAAATCGTCAATGCCGAAATTCCGGTCCGCGTATTTGACATCGACGATTTCGCCTACGCGTTGGAAACGGAAAAGTGATGCACGATAACCGGCTCGACCGGTATGCGGTTTATGGCAAACGCGTCGAGCAACTCGATTGCCCGGACCTTTTCCGGGCGGTCGATTAGTCCGCTCACATACGCCAAATATCCGACAACCTCTTCCGCGGAAATTCCCGCTTCACGCAAGGACTTGAGCGTTGCCGAACGATGCCGTTTGGACAAGCGCTTGTGATCTTCGCCCAACAGCAGCGGAATATGGGCAAACCTGGGCTGCCGCAAGCCGAGCGCTTGATACAACGCGATTTGCCGCGGCGTCGAATCCAGCAAATCGGCGCCGCGCAGCACGTCGGTTATGCCCATCGCCGCATCGTCAACGACAACCGCCAATTGATACGCAAACATCCCGTCCGCCCGCTTAACGATAAAATCGCCGCCCGCTCCGGCGGAGAAATGCCGCTTACCCATCACCAAATCGGTAAAAGATATCGGATAATCCGGCATGATAAAACGCAACGACGGTTGCTTTCGCGCTCTTTTCAGCTGTCGCGCCGCCTCCGTCAAATGCCGGCAAACTCCGGTATACGCCGGACCTTCCGCGGCAAGCCCGTGCGGGGCGCGCGCAATCGCCGCCAATTCGGCGCGGCTGCAAAAACATGGATAAATGAGCCCCGCGCGCTCAAGCTGATCAAGGGCGGCTTCGTACAGCGCCAAGCGTTTGCTTTGCGTGTATGGTCCGAATGTGCCGCCGATATCCGGACCCTCATCCCAATCAAGCCCCAGCCAACGCAGATCAGCGATGATTTGCCGGGCATATTCCGCTTTGGCGCGCGGCTTGTCGATGTCTTCGAGGCGCAGCAAAAACGCCCCGCCGCCTTTGCGCGCCTGCAGCCAGGCGAGTAGCGCGGTGCGGGCGTTGCCGAGATGCATAAGCCCCGACGGCGTCGGGGCGAAGCGTCCGCGAATCATTCCGCATTCACTCCAAATCAGCTAGGAAGCTTGTTCCGTTTCCGGTTCCCGCAAGGCCGAAATTATCCGCGATGGTTGCCGCCAAATCGGCGTACGTCTGTCTTGTGCCCAGCGGCTTGCCTTGCTTCATCGCGGGGCTATAGGCAATGAGCGGCACGTATTCGCGCGTATGGTCGGTCCCCGCATGATACGGGTCGTTGCCGTGATCAGCCGTAACGACTAGCAAATCATCATGCGCCAATGTTTTCATGATCTCCGGCAGGCTGCGGTCAAAGGCCATCAGCGCGTCGGCGTATCCTTGCGGGTCGCGGCGGTGTCCGTACAGGGAGTCAAAATCGACGAGATTGGCAAACAGCATCCCGTTAAACGGCTTTTGCAGCTCCGCGATGATTTTGCCGATGCCGTCGCTGTTGCCCTTCGTTGGATAACTTGCGGTTACGCCTTCGCCGGAAAAAATATCGCTGATCTTGCCGATGGCGATGCAATCAAGCCCGGCATCCTTCACCTTATTCAGCACGGTGGGCGCAGGCGGCTTTACGGCGTAATCGTGCCTGTTCGGGGTGCGCGTAAAGTGGCCGGGCGTCCCGACATAAGGGCGCGCAATGACCCGACCGACGGCAAATTCATCGGCAAGCGTAAGCTTGCGGGCGATTTTGCAGCCATTATACAGTTCCTCTAGCGGAATCACGTCTTCATGGGCGGCAATCTGCAGCACGCTGTCAGCCGAAGTGTAGACGATCCAGGCGCCTGTTTTCATCTGTTCTTCGCCCAACTCGGCGATAATTGCCGTCCCCGATGCGGGTTTATTGCCGATCACCGGCCTGTTCGTCGCATGCGCAAACGCATCCAGCAACGCTTGCGGAAAACCGTTCGGGTAAGTTTTAAACGGAATTTCCACCTTTAACCCCATCAGTTCCCAATGCCCGGTCATCGTATCTTTGCCCGCGGAAACTTCCGCCATTTTGCCGTAGCAAGCCCGCGGCTTTTCTGCCGGCAAAACGGTGGTAAGCGGCGCAATATTGCCTAATCCCAGCTGTTGCAGATTGGGCAGGGAAAACCCGTTGACCCGCCCGGCGATATGGCCCAGCGTATGCGCGCCGGCGTCGCCGAACTTGCCGGCGTCGGGCAGCTCGCCGATTCCGACGCTGTCCAGAACAATTACGCAAATTCGCTTGTAAGCTGCTTTCATGATCATCCCCCGTTATTCCATTTTTGCCCGCGGGTGCGTCCGGTTGTAAACTTCTTTCATGCGGGCCGTAGTCACATGCGTATAAATTTGCGTCGTGGAAATATCGGCATGTCCGAGCATTTCCTGCACCGCCCGCAGATCGGCGCCGTTCTCCAACAAGTGCGTCGCGAACGAATGCCTGAGCGTGTGCGGCGTAATCTCTTTCGTAATGCCCGCGGCTTTTGCGTATTTTTTTATCAGCTGCCAAAAACCTTGCCGCGTCATCCGCGAACCAAGGTGGTTGAGAAACAGCGCTTCTTCCGCCGCCTCCCGTTTCAACAATTTGGGCCGTATGCCGTTTATGTAGCGTTCCAGACAGGAAGCGGCTATCCGCCCCAACGGGATGATGCGCTCCTTTGCGCCTTTGCCGAAACAGCGCACAAAGCCCATGCCCAGATTCAAATCGCCCGTATTCAATGAAACCAGTTCGGAGACGCGCAGGCCTGTGGCATATAAAAGCTCGAGCATCGTCCGGTCCCGCATCCCGTACGGGTCGGAGTCTTGCGGAGCCGCCAACAGCCGCTCGACTTCCGCAACGGACAGCACCTTCGGGAGCCGTTTTTCCGGTTTCGGCGTTTCCATATGCTGCGACGGGTCGTGCGCAATCAGCTGCTCGCGAACGAGAAACTGGCAAAGCGCGCGAATCGAAACAAGGGCGCGCGTGACGGTGGCCGTGGAACGGCCTTGCGCGCGCAGTTGCAACAAATATTGCAATATGTGCGCTTTTTCCATTCCGGCAAACGACTCGACGCCTTGTTGGCGCAAATAGCCGATAAATTGGGTCAGATCGCGTTCATAGGAGGCAATCGTATTGGCGGCAAGCCCCCGCTCAACCGCCAAGAAATGCACAAACCATTGCAACCGCTGCAGCATGGTGGCCAATCAGAACCTTTCGGAAAAATGCTTATTACATTTTCCACGCCGACGGTCGAGATTCCTGCCGTTTGCCGTTATTCGCCGAACCAATAAAAAAACATCAGGCGGTCGCGCATCGATTCGAATTCAACCGCGTCTGGTTTAGCCCCCGCTTTCACCGCTTGCCCGTGCGGCTTTCGGTAATCGTAATCGGGCTTAAACCGGTTTTCCGCAGCTTGCAATACAACGTGCAGCAGGATAGTCAAAAAAAGAAACAACGCGACAAACTTCGCCCGCTCCCACCATTTCCGCAAGGAAATAATCATGACCGGCCAACCCCCGCAAAATAAAATCAGGCCGCAAAACGCAAAACAAGCCTGCTTTGTCGAATATGTATGAGCGGTCCGGCACATTTATACTTCCTATATAATAAAAGGCTCCAGCAATAGCGCATCCAGCGGATGATAGGGGAGTCCCGCCGCCTGCGCCACCGCCTTGTGGGTAATGCGTCCGTGATACGCGTTGACGCCTGATTTTAACGCAGGATTGCCCTTAACGGCATGAACGAAGCCTTTGTCAGCCAACTCCAGCGCATACGGCATCGTGGCGTTGGCGAGCGCCAGTGTCGATGTGCGCGGCACGGCGCCCGGGATGTTGGCGACCGCATAATGAATCACCCCATGCTTGACATACACGGGATCGCTGTGCGTGGTCGCCCGGTCGATTGTTTCGATCACGCCGCCCTGGTCGACGGCAACATCCACAATCACGGCGCCCGGTTTCATTTGTCGCACCATCCTTTCGGTAACAAGCTTCGGCGCCCGCGCACCGGGAATCAGCACGGCGCCGATCAACAAGTCGGCTCGTGCAACCGCGCCGGCAATATTGTACGGGTTGGAGGAAAGCGTCGCCACTCTGCCGCCGAACAAATCATCAATATAACGCATGCGCTCGGCGCTTTTTTCTATTATCGTCACATGGGCGCCAAGCCCGACGGCCATTTTCGCGGCATTCATGCCGACGACGCCGCCGCCGATGATGACCACATCCGCCGGCGGGACGCCCGGCACACCGCCCAACAGAACGCCGCGCCCGCCGTTAAATGCTTCCAAAAACTGCGCGCCAACCTGTATGGACATTCTGCCCGCCACTTCGCTCATGGGGGTCAAAAGCGGCAAAGCGCCGTTTTGGAGTTGGATCGTTTCGTAGGCGATCGCCGTTACGTTTTTCTCCGCCAAACGGTTTGCCAAATCACCAGCCGCCGCCAAATGCAAGTAGGCGAACAACAGCAAATTGCGGCGAAAATACGCATATTCTTCAGGTTGCGGCTCTTTAACTTTCATGACCATATCGGCCTTGTGCCACACTTCAGCCGCATTTGCGCTTATTGTTGCGCCTTCGTCGGCATATTGCCCATCCGTAAAGCCGCTGCCGCTTCCCGCGCCCTTTTCGACTATTACATCATGGCCGTGCAGTTTCAATTCATGTACGCCGGCCGGAGTCAGGGCCACCCGGAACTCGTTGTTTTTTACTTCTTTCGGTACTCCGATGATCATCTTCATCACTCCTGATTATTCCCTCAAACCGTATATGAACATTTTCCCATTCCAGGCTTTGCGGCATACACAGGAAATACTGGCAAAGCAAAAAAGGCCTCCTCGCATTTATGTGCGAGAGGCCAGGGTGCGTACCGTTTATTTATTTTCCGTATCGGCGTTTTTCGCGCGGCAATTTTGACAAATACCCTGAAAATCCAAACGGTGATCCAACACTTGAAAAAAATATTCCGTCTCCGCCCGCTTTTCGATTTCAATCAGCCAGTCATCCATGATTTCCTGGACGGAACCGCATTGCACGCAGATCAGATGGTGATGATGATGGTGCGAATTGTCATAACGCAAATCGTAGCGAGCCACGCCGTCGCCGAAATTCATTTTCTCCAAAACATGCAGTTCGCTTAAAAGCTCCAGCGTTCTGTACACGGTGGCCAAGCCGATCTCGGGGAATTTGTCTTTCACGAGCATGAACACGTCTTCCGCGCTGAGATGGTCTTTTTCATTCTCGAGCAGAACCCTGACCGTTGCCTCGCGCTGCGGTGTCAACTTGTAGGATTGCGCCTGTAGTTGATGTTTAATTTTTTCGATCCGGGCCTCCATGCTCCTCCCCCTCAAAAAGCAGCACCATTCGACGCGTTGCCTGATTTCATTATAGGAGCATTTCTCACGTAAAGTCAAACCATTTAACACCCTATGCGCTGGTCATATACGGGGCGGTCCAATTAAGCAGCACAGGGGAAACGTAAGTCTCGAAAAGCGCTGCCAACACCATGACCATAAGCAGAAACACCGTCACCGAAACATACGCGACAAACGGCTTTCCAATTGTCGATTTACGCTTGAGCAACCGGTTGTTAATCAAATGCAGCGAAAATGACAACGCCGTTACGCTGCCGATTAAAATCGCGGGAATGGCCACCATATTTTGCGGCGCGATTGCCGTTAACGCGATCACAATGCCCCGCCACGAATATTGGCCGATCAAAAAGCCGACGGAAAATCCCACCAGCACGCCTTTCAGAAAGTCCAACAGCAAAATAAGCGGGAGGCCGATTACGGAGAGACCCAGCACAAAAATGAGGATGATCCAGCGGAAATAGGACCCGAACGAATCGAAAAACAACGCTTGCGCATCCCTTTCGTTTCCCTGGCTGGCATGGACGAAGCTTCCCAGAAAATTTTCCAAATCCTGCCTTTGCTCGAGTGATAAGCCATTCACCATCAGCGAACCGAATATTACGCCCATCACAAACAGGACCGATACGAACAAGTACAACGTGAGATGATCGCGCAGATAAACGCTGAGACCCGATTGCCAACCAGCCATCACGGCGAACCTCCAATCCATTTGCAAACAAGACGGGCAAAAGCTTGGGACAAAAGCTTCCGCCGGGTTTGATCCCTATCAGTCTATGAAAAAAGAGGCAAGTCTATGACTCGCCTCTTTTTTCAGGAAATGACTTTGCCGTATGTTCCGCCGCCGCCCGTGGCCAATTCCAGCGTCCCGTTGCGCGCCTTTTCAATCATTCCGGCTATCTCGTTGCCAACTATATCCGCAATCTCCGTAACGTCCACCCGATGCAAAATATTCATCTCGGTGCCGAAGCGATCGAGCAACTTGTTCATCAGCTTTTTCCCGAGTCCGGGGATGAATTCAAGCGGAACTTGATAAAAATATGGCGGACGATACGCCGGCATATGCGGCGTTTTCCGGTCGGCGATCGAAATAATCCGATCCCACACACCGCGGACGATGTTCGTGCTGCCGCAGTCCGGGCAGCGGTCGGCGGCGGCGGAAGCCGCGCCGAGAATCGCATTGCAGTTTTTGCAAAAC is a window encoding:
- a CDS encoding DUF4227 family protein, giving the protein MIISLRKWWERAKFVALFLFLTILLHVVLQAAENRFKPDYDYRKPHGQAVKAGAKPDAVEFESMRDRLMFFYWFGE
- a CDS encoding Fur family transcriptional regulator, with product MEARIEKIKHQLQAQSYKLTPQREATVRVLLENEKDHLSAEDVFMLVKDKFPEIGLATVYRTLELLSELHVLEKMNFGDGVARYDLRYDNSHHHHHHLICVQCGSVQEIMDDWLIEIEKRAETEYFFQVLDHRLDFQGICQNCRAKNADTENK
- the xerD gene encoding site-specific tyrosine recombinase XerD, whose protein sequence is MLQRLQWFVHFLAVERGLAANTIASYERDLTQFIGYLRQQGVESFAGMEKAHILQYLLQLRAQGRSTATVTRALVSIRALCQFLVREQLIAHDPSQHMETPKPEKRLPKVLSVAEVERLLAAPQDSDPYGMRDRTMLELLYATGLRVSELVSLNTGDLNLGMGFVRCFGKGAKERIIPLGRIAASCLERYINGIRPKLLKREAAEEALFLNHLGSRMTRQGFWQLIKKYAKAAGITKEITPHTLRHSFATHLLENGADLRAVQEMLGHADISTTQIYTHVTTARMKEVYNRTHPRAKME
- the gluQRS gene encoding tRNA glutamyl-Q(34) synthetase GluQRS, producing MIRGRFAPTPSGLMHLGNARTALLAWLQARKGGGAFLLRLEDIDKPRAKAEYARQIIADLRWLGLDWDEGPDIGGTFGPYTQSKRLALYEAALDQLERAGLIYPCFCSRAELAAIARAPHGLAAEGPAYTGVCRHLTEAARQLKRARKQPSLRFIMPDYPISFTDLVMGKRHFSAGAGGDFIVKRADGMFAYQLAVVVDDAAMGITDVLRGADLLDSTPRQIALYQALGLRQPRFAHIPLLLGEDHKRLSKRHRSATLKSLREAGISAEEVVGYLAYVSGLIDRPEKVRAIELLDAFAINRIPVEPVIVHHFSVSNA
- the spoIIM gene encoding stage II sporulation protein M, giving the protein MAGWQSGLSVYLRDHLTLYLFVSVLFVMGVIFGSLMVNGLSLEQRQDLENFLGSFVHASQGNERDAQALFFDSFGSYFRWIILIFVLGLSVIGLPLILLLDFLKGVLVGFSVGFLIGQYSWRGIVIALTAIAPQNMVAIPAILIGSVTALSFSLHLINNRLLKRKSTIGKPFVAYVSVTVFLLMVMVLAALFETYVSPVLLNWTAPYMTSA
- a CDS encoding ADP-heptose synthase; translated protein: MPRVFVTEAVMFAIYGQLLVPEHPVEYIVPYATIQELYDLRESKEPVMQDEHDETLVREKIAELIGFFEQSFTKKKIERALQAPWKKSPPILINDKVTVSVVNAYDNVRFGDTFDPIETELILVSEQEQMPILTDQYEFIEKIVNAEIPVRVFDIDDFAYALETEK
- the deoB gene encoding phosphopentomutase, with translation MKAAYKRICVIVLDSVGIGELPDAGKFGDAGAHTLGHIAGRVNGFSLPNLQQLGLGNIAPLTTVLPAEKPRACYGKMAEVSAGKDTMTGHWELMGLKVEIPFKTYPNGFPQALLDAFAHATNRPVIGNKPASGTAIIAELGEEQMKTGAWIVYTSADSVLQIAAHEDVIPLEELYNGCKIARKLTLADEFAVGRVIARPYVGTPGHFTRTPNRHDYAVKPPAPTVLNKVKDAGLDCIAIGKISDIFSGEGVTASYPTKGNSDGIGKIIAELQKPFNGMLFANLVDFDSLYGHRRDPQGYADALMAFDRSLPEIMKTLAHDDLLVVTADHGNDPYHAGTDHTREYVPLIAYSPAMKQGKPLGTRQTYADLAATIADNFGLAGTGNGTSFLADLE
- the ald gene encoding alanine dehydrogenase codes for the protein MIIGVPKEVKNNEFRVALTPAGVHELKLHGHDVIVEKGAGSGSGFTDGQYADEGATISANAAEVWHKADMVMKVKEPQPEEYAYFRRNLLLFAYLHLAAAGDLANRLAEKNVTAIAYETIQLQNGALPLLTPMSEVAGRMSIQVGAQFLEAFNGGRGVLLGGVPGVPPADVVIIGGGVVGMNAAKMAVGLGAHVTIIEKSAERMRYIDDLFGGRVATLSSNPYNIAGAVARADLLIGAVLIPGARAPKLVTERMVRQMKPGAVIVDVAVDQGGVIETIDRATTHSDPVYVKHGVIHYAVANIPGAVPRTSTLALANATMPYALELADKGFVHAVKGNPALKSGVNAYHGRITHKAVAQAAGLPYHPLDALLLEPFII